A region from the Rosa rugosa chromosome 6, drRosRugo1.1, whole genome shotgun sequence genome encodes:
- the LOC133715990 gene encoding probable receptor-like protein kinase At5g18500 isoform X1 has product MTAEAQKIVVIQDASKDIVSSSTIQLVLHGLSHKPGDELTLLAVLHQVNNPSTLSLMKAGRLLGYRNKMDSSSFFGTNQKVIQEEIERKTEEYRNKVEITMISQICECAEIKFHMEVLAGPSPKMVAADAAKGLGATWVILDRQMKKDKQFFMENLTCGISRMKRNNSVEQLRGPKPIENSKPAAERRTTRRRIKEQVKYDEMIPGDEELSPKKTPSLPNISNGKEQDADVRGHPWPNYRKSASSSSEQATTSSLGTTEALPSVLAGHFQEVEITTNTGRGKAEVPPPIARGQARDQKETDNAGSPDEAKQHSYKNDWIGECQADEEFKNSTCTVCNNQRPKIGWKRDFTYAELQAATDSFSAKNFLSEGGFGSVYKGELNGVKIAVKQHKNASFQGEKEFKSEVHVLSKARHENLVMLLGSCSEGRQRLLVYEYVCNGSLDQHLSTHNTRPLSWDKKIKIATGAAKGLKYLHENNIIHRDVRPNNVLVSHDYESLLGDFGLARTQHEDSDRSTDTTRVVGTLGYLAPEYAESGKVSTKTDVYAFGVILLQLITGMRPTDKKLGGKSLVGWARPLLKERNYPDLIDPRNVDAHDVHQLYWMVRVAEKCLTRDPYKRLTMDKVVYALDYLNEANQNCVIGDFSPAHSESAGSRLGSSESHGGEGDNYISIDITPEGGYMTGKLLPISPSPPSTCSEKSCFSTVSEQSTLGSSSTASFEDKR; this is encoded by the exons ATGACAGCAGAAGCTCAGAAAATAGTGGTGATCCAGGATGCATCTAAAGACATTGTTAGTTCGAGCACAATTCAATTAGTCCTGCATGGCTTATCACATAAGCCTGGGGATGAACTAACACTTCTTGCAGTTCTTCACCAGGTTAATAACCCTAGTACGTTATCTCTCATGAAAGCTGGGAGACTGT TGGGATACAGGAACAAAATGGATTCCAGTTCATTTTTTGGAACAAACCAGAAAGTCATTCAAGAAGAGATTGAGAGGAAAACGGAGGAGTATCGTAACAAAGTGGAAATTACAATGATTTCTCAGATATGTGAATGCGCAGAG ATTAAGTTCCACATGGAAGTACTCGCTGGCCCGTCTCCAAAGATGGTTGCTGCAGATGCTGCCAAAGGATTAGGAGCAACGTGGGTTATTCTTGATAG GCAAATGAAGAAAGACAAGCAATTCTTCATGGAGAATCTGACATGTGGTATATCGAGGATGAAACGTAACAACTCTGTTGAACAACTGAGAGGCCCAAAACCAATTGAGAACAGCAAGCCAGCAGCTGAAAGGCGCACCACCAGGAGACGTATCAAAGAACAAGTAAAATATGATGAAATGATACCCGGAGATGAAGAACTCTCTCCTAAAA AAACTCCAAGTCTTCCAAATATCAGTAATGGCAAAGAACAAGATGCTGATGTTCGCGGACACCCATGGCCTAATTATAGGAAATCTGCTTCCTCATCAAGTGAGCAGGCGACAACTTCAAGCCTTGGGACTACTGAAGCCTTACCTTCTGTTCTTGCTGGTCATTTTCAAGAGGTAGAAATCACTACAAATACTGGAAGAGGAAAAGCAGAAGTCCCTCCTCCAATTGCAAGGGGTCAAGCGAGGGATCAAAAGGAAACAGATAACGCTGGGAGCCCAGATGAAGCTAAACAGCACAGCTACAAGAATGATTGGATAGGAGAATGTCAAGCAGATGAGGAATTTAAAAATTCAACCTGCACAGTTTGCAATAATCAACGACCAAAGATCGGATGGAAGAGAGACTTTACTTATGCAGAACTCCAAGCTGCTACTGATAGTTTTTCCGCAAAGAACTTCCTATCTGAAGGTGGATTTGGTTCAGTCTACAAAGGAGAACTGAATGGAGTGAAGATTGCTGTAAAGCAACATAAAAATGCAAGCTTCCAAGGAGAGAAAGAATTTAAGTCTGAAGTTCATGTACTCAGCAAAGCAAGACATGAAAATTTGGTTATGCTGTTAGGATCATGTTCAGAAGGAAGACAGAGGCTCCTTGTTTACGAATATGTTTGCAACGGTTCTTTGGATCAACATTTATCAA CACATAACACCAGGCCTCTCAGTTGGGATAAGAAGATAAAAATCGCTACTGGAGCTGCAAAAGGGTTAAAATATCTGCATGAGAACAACATCATCCATAGGGACGTGAGACCAAACAACGTCCTCGTCTCACATGATTATGAATCCCTG CTAGGAGATTTTGGTCTTGCAAGAACTCAACATGAAGACTCGGATCGATCAACAGACACAACAAGAGTTGTCGGAACTTTGGGATATTTGGCACCAGAATATGCAGAAAGTGGGAAAGTGTCAACCAAGACAGATGTTTATGCTTTCGGGGTCATTCTATTACAGCTTATCACAGGAATGAGGCCTACAGACAAGAAGCTTGGAGGGAAAAGTCTTGTGGGATGG GCAAGACCACTATTGAAAGAAAGGAATTACCCAGATTTAATCGACCCAAGGAATGTAGATGCACATGATGTGCATCAACTCTATTGGATGGTTCGGGTAGCAGAAAAATGTCTCACCAGGGATCCTTACAAGAGATTAACTATGGATAAG GTAGTTTATGCTTTAGATTACCTGAATGAAGCCAACCAAAATTGTGTCATTGGAGACTTCTCCCCAGCACATTCTGAATCTGCTGGAAGCAGACTGGGCTCTTCTGAATCACACGGTGGAGAAGGTGACAATTACATTAGTATAGACATTACTCCAGAAGGAGGCTACATGACCGGAAAACTCTTGCCAATATCGCCTTCCCCTCCATCAACATGTTCAGAAAAGTCATGCTTTTCCACAGTGTCAGAGCAATCCACCTTGGGTAGCAGTAGCACTGCAAGTTTTGAAGACAAGAGATAA
- the LOC133715990 gene encoding probable receptor-like protein kinase At5g18500 isoform X2 gives MTAEAQKIVVIQDASKDIVSSSTIQLVLHGLSHKPGDELTLLAVLHQVNNPMGYRNKMDSSSFFGTNQKVIQEEIERKTEEYRNKVEITMISQICECAEIKFHMEVLAGPSPKMVAADAAKGLGATWVILDRQMKKDKQFFMENLTCGISRMKRNNSVEQLRGPKPIENSKPAAERRTTRRRIKEQVKYDEMIPGDEELSPKKTPSLPNISNGKEQDADVRGHPWPNYRKSASSSSEQATTSSLGTTEALPSVLAGHFQEVEITTNTGRGKAEVPPPIARGQARDQKETDNAGSPDEAKQHSYKNDWIGECQADEEFKNSTCTVCNNQRPKIGWKRDFTYAELQAATDSFSAKNFLSEGGFGSVYKGELNGVKIAVKQHKNASFQGEKEFKSEVHVLSKARHENLVMLLGSCSEGRQRLLVYEYVCNGSLDQHLSTHNTRPLSWDKKIKIATGAAKGLKYLHENNIIHRDVRPNNVLVSHDYESLLGDFGLARTQHEDSDRSTDTTRVVGTLGYLAPEYAESGKVSTKTDVYAFGVILLQLITGMRPTDKKLGGKSLVGWARPLLKERNYPDLIDPRNVDAHDVHQLYWMVRVAEKCLTRDPYKRLTMDKVVYALDYLNEANQNCVIGDFSPAHSESAGSRLGSSESHGGEGDNYISIDITPEGGYMTGKLLPISPSPPSTCSEKSCFSTVSEQSTLGSSSTASFEDKR, from the exons ATGACAGCAGAAGCTCAGAAAATAGTGGTGATCCAGGATGCATCTAAAGACATTGTTAGTTCGAGCACAATTCAATTAGTCCTGCATGGCTTATCACATAAGCCTGGGGATGAACTAACACTTCTTGCAGTTCTTCACCAGGTTAATAACCCTA TGGGATACAGGAACAAAATGGATTCCAGTTCATTTTTTGGAACAAACCAGAAAGTCATTCAAGAAGAGATTGAGAGGAAAACGGAGGAGTATCGTAACAAAGTGGAAATTACAATGATTTCTCAGATATGTGAATGCGCAGAG ATTAAGTTCCACATGGAAGTACTCGCTGGCCCGTCTCCAAAGATGGTTGCTGCAGATGCTGCCAAAGGATTAGGAGCAACGTGGGTTATTCTTGATAG GCAAATGAAGAAAGACAAGCAATTCTTCATGGAGAATCTGACATGTGGTATATCGAGGATGAAACGTAACAACTCTGTTGAACAACTGAGAGGCCCAAAACCAATTGAGAACAGCAAGCCAGCAGCTGAAAGGCGCACCACCAGGAGACGTATCAAAGAACAAGTAAAATATGATGAAATGATACCCGGAGATGAAGAACTCTCTCCTAAAA AAACTCCAAGTCTTCCAAATATCAGTAATGGCAAAGAACAAGATGCTGATGTTCGCGGACACCCATGGCCTAATTATAGGAAATCTGCTTCCTCATCAAGTGAGCAGGCGACAACTTCAAGCCTTGGGACTACTGAAGCCTTACCTTCTGTTCTTGCTGGTCATTTTCAAGAGGTAGAAATCACTACAAATACTGGAAGAGGAAAAGCAGAAGTCCCTCCTCCAATTGCAAGGGGTCAAGCGAGGGATCAAAAGGAAACAGATAACGCTGGGAGCCCAGATGAAGCTAAACAGCACAGCTACAAGAATGATTGGATAGGAGAATGTCAAGCAGATGAGGAATTTAAAAATTCAACCTGCACAGTTTGCAATAATCAACGACCAAAGATCGGATGGAAGAGAGACTTTACTTATGCAGAACTCCAAGCTGCTACTGATAGTTTTTCCGCAAAGAACTTCCTATCTGAAGGTGGATTTGGTTCAGTCTACAAAGGAGAACTGAATGGAGTGAAGATTGCTGTAAAGCAACATAAAAATGCAAGCTTCCAAGGAGAGAAAGAATTTAAGTCTGAAGTTCATGTACTCAGCAAAGCAAGACATGAAAATTTGGTTATGCTGTTAGGATCATGTTCAGAAGGAAGACAGAGGCTCCTTGTTTACGAATATGTTTGCAACGGTTCTTTGGATCAACATTTATCAA CACATAACACCAGGCCTCTCAGTTGGGATAAGAAGATAAAAATCGCTACTGGAGCTGCAAAAGGGTTAAAATATCTGCATGAGAACAACATCATCCATAGGGACGTGAGACCAAACAACGTCCTCGTCTCACATGATTATGAATCCCTG CTAGGAGATTTTGGTCTTGCAAGAACTCAACATGAAGACTCGGATCGATCAACAGACACAACAAGAGTTGTCGGAACTTTGGGATATTTGGCACCAGAATATGCAGAAAGTGGGAAAGTGTCAACCAAGACAGATGTTTATGCTTTCGGGGTCATTCTATTACAGCTTATCACAGGAATGAGGCCTACAGACAAGAAGCTTGGAGGGAAAAGTCTTGTGGGATGG GCAAGACCACTATTGAAAGAAAGGAATTACCCAGATTTAATCGACCCAAGGAATGTAGATGCACATGATGTGCATCAACTCTATTGGATGGTTCGGGTAGCAGAAAAATGTCTCACCAGGGATCCTTACAAGAGATTAACTATGGATAAG GTAGTTTATGCTTTAGATTACCTGAATGAAGCCAACCAAAATTGTGTCATTGGAGACTTCTCCCCAGCACATTCTGAATCTGCTGGAAGCAGACTGGGCTCTTCTGAATCACACGGTGGAGAAGGTGACAATTACATTAGTATAGACATTACTCCAGAAGGAGGCTACATGACCGGAAAACTCTTGCCAATATCGCCTTCCCCTCCATCAACATGTTCAGAAAAGTCATGCTTTTCCACAGTGTCAGAGCAATCCACCTTGGGTAGCAGTAGCACTGCAAGTTTTGAAGACAAGAGATAA
- the LOC133715990 gene encoding probable serine/threonine-protein kinase PBL5 isoform X3, producing MDSSSFFGTNQKVIQEEIERKTEEYRNKVEITMISQICECAEIKFHMEVLAGPSPKMVAADAAKGLGATWVILDRQMKKDKQFFMENLTCGISRMKRNNSVEQLRGPKPIENSKPAAERRTTRRRIKEQVKYDEMIPGDEELSPKKTPSLPNISNGKEQDADVRGHPWPNYRKSASSSSEQATTSSLGTTEALPSVLAGHFQEVEITTNTGRGKAEVPPPIARGQARDQKETDNAGSPDEAKQHSYKNDWIGECQADEEFKNSTCTVCNNQRPKIGWKRDFTYAELQAATDSFSAKNFLSEGGFGSVYKGELNGVKIAVKQHKNASFQGEKEFKSEVHVLSKARHENLVMLLGSCSEGRQRLLVYEYVCNGSLDQHLSTHNTRPLSWDKKIKIATGAAKGLKYLHENNIIHRDVRPNNVLVSHDYESLLGDFGLARTQHEDSDRSTDTTRVVGTLGYLAPEYAESGKVSTKTDVYAFGVILLQLITGMRPTDKKLGGKSLVGWARPLLKERNYPDLIDPRNVDAHDVHQLYWMVRVAEKCLTRDPYKRLTMDKVVYALDYLNEANQNCVIGDFSPAHSESAGSRLGSSESHGGEGDNYISIDITPEGGYMTGKLLPISPSPPSTCSEKSCFSTVSEQSTLGSSSTASFEDKR from the exons ATGGATTCCAGTTCATTTTTTGGAACAAACCAGAAAGTCATTCAAGAAGAGATTGAGAGGAAAACGGAGGAGTATCGTAACAAAGTGGAAATTACAATGATTTCTCAGATATGTGAATGCGCAGAG ATTAAGTTCCACATGGAAGTACTCGCTGGCCCGTCTCCAAAGATGGTTGCTGCAGATGCTGCCAAAGGATTAGGAGCAACGTGGGTTATTCTTGATAG GCAAATGAAGAAAGACAAGCAATTCTTCATGGAGAATCTGACATGTGGTATATCGAGGATGAAACGTAACAACTCTGTTGAACAACTGAGAGGCCCAAAACCAATTGAGAACAGCAAGCCAGCAGCTGAAAGGCGCACCACCAGGAGACGTATCAAAGAACAAGTAAAATATGATGAAATGATACCCGGAGATGAAGAACTCTCTCCTAAAA AAACTCCAAGTCTTCCAAATATCAGTAATGGCAAAGAACAAGATGCTGATGTTCGCGGACACCCATGGCCTAATTATAGGAAATCTGCTTCCTCATCAAGTGAGCAGGCGACAACTTCAAGCCTTGGGACTACTGAAGCCTTACCTTCTGTTCTTGCTGGTCATTTTCAAGAGGTAGAAATCACTACAAATACTGGAAGAGGAAAAGCAGAAGTCCCTCCTCCAATTGCAAGGGGTCAAGCGAGGGATCAAAAGGAAACAGATAACGCTGGGAGCCCAGATGAAGCTAAACAGCACAGCTACAAGAATGATTGGATAGGAGAATGTCAAGCAGATGAGGAATTTAAAAATTCAACCTGCACAGTTTGCAATAATCAACGACCAAAGATCGGATGGAAGAGAGACTTTACTTATGCAGAACTCCAAGCTGCTACTGATAGTTTTTCCGCAAAGAACTTCCTATCTGAAGGTGGATTTGGTTCAGTCTACAAAGGAGAACTGAATGGAGTGAAGATTGCTGTAAAGCAACATAAAAATGCAAGCTTCCAAGGAGAGAAAGAATTTAAGTCTGAAGTTCATGTACTCAGCAAAGCAAGACATGAAAATTTGGTTATGCTGTTAGGATCATGTTCAGAAGGAAGACAGAGGCTCCTTGTTTACGAATATGTTTGCAACGGTTCTTTGGATCAACATTTATCAA CACATAACACCAGGCCTCTCAGTTGGGATAAGAAGATAAAAATCGCTACTGGAGCTGCAAAAGGGTTAAAATATCTGCATGAGAACAACATCATCCATAGGGACGTGAGACCAAACAACGTCCTCGTCTCACATGATTATGAATCCCTG CTAGGAGATTTTGGTCTTGCAAGAACTCAACATGAAGACTCGGATCGATCAACAGACACAACAAGAGTTGTCGGAACTTTGGGATATTTGGCACCAGAATATGCAGAAAGTGGGAAAGTGTCAACCAAGACAGATGTTTATGCTTTCGGGGTCATTCTATTACAGCTTATCACAGGAATGAGGCCTACAGACAAGAAGCTTGGAGGGAAAAGTCTTGTGGGATGG GCAAGACCACTATTGAAAGAAAGGAATTACCCAGATTTAATCGACCCAAGGAATGTAGATGCACATGATGTGCATCAACTCTATTGGATGGTTCGGGTAGCAGAAAAATGTCTCACCAGGGATCCTTACAAGAGATTAACTATGGATAAG GTAGTTTATGCTTTAGATTACCTGAATGAAGCCAACCAAAATTGTGTCATTGGAGACTTCTCCCCAGCACATTCTGAATCTGCTGGAAGCAGACTGGGCTCTTCTGAATCACACGGTGGAGAAGGTGACAATTACATTAGTATAGACATTACTCCAGAAGGAGGCTACATGACCGGAAAACTCTTGCCAATATCGCCTTCCCCTCCATCAACATGTTCAGAAAAGTCATGCTTTTCCACAGTGTCAGAGCAATCCACCTTGGGTAGCAGTAGCACTGCAAGTTTTGAAGACAAGAGATAA
- the LOC133715036 gene encoding transcription factor MYB33-like translates to MSRTTTDSEDGLLSKDQIESPLMDESNGGIGNGGIVLKKGPWTSAEDAILVEYVKKHGEGNWNAVQKHSGLFRCGKSCRLRWANHLRPNLKKGAFTPEEERLIVELHAKMGNKWARMAAHLPGRTDNEIKNYWNTRIKRRQRAGLPLYPPEVCLQALQESQQGQSSGALNGTDTAHHDSLQTNSYEIPDVVFDSLKGNSCVLPYVPELPDISASGMLMKGLGSSPYCGFMPPTMHRQKRPRESTALFPTSGGSYKDGFPQFDQFENDACDKVARSYGLSFPHDPDPTTKSPLSFGVIQGSHSLSNGNSSASKPTCGAVKLELPSLQYPETDLGSWSTSPPPPLLESIDNFIQSPPPVGAFESDCASPRNSGLLDALLYEAKTLSSTKNHSTDKSSNSSSVTPGEVADSSTLNVCETEWEEYGDPISPLGHSATSLFSECTPISASGSSLEEVPPAETLTGSNVKPEPADHAWTPEKQKEASPPLDYTRPDALLGSDWLEPSTGFKDQSIMNDAIASLLGEDLATDYKHMASGTSTSNQGWGLGSCLWNNMPAVCQMTDLP, encoded by the exons ATGAGTCGAACAACAACTGACAGTGAAGATGGACTGCTGTCTAAGGATCAAATTGAGTCACCATTAATGGATGAGAGTAATGGAGGAATTGGAAATGGCGGAATTGTTCTAAAGAAAGGGCCATGGACATCGGCTGAAGATGCAATTTTGGTGGAGTATGTTAAGAAGCATGGGGAAGGAAACTGGAATGCTGTTCAGAAGCACTCAGGACTGTTCCGCTGTGGCAAAAGCTGCCGTCTGCGATGGGCAAATCACCTAAGGCCGAATCTGAAGAAAGGGGCATTCACACCAGAAGAAGAACGTTTGATTGTTGAACTCCATGCAAAGATGGGAAACAAATGGGCGCGAATGGCGGCACAT TTACCTGGCCGTACGGATAATGAGATAAAGAATTACTGGAATACCAGAATTAAGCGACGTCAGCGAGCTGGCTTGCCACTTTATCCTCCTGAGGTCTGTTTGCAAGCATTGCAGGAGAGTCAACAAGGCCAGTCCAGTGGTGCACTTAATGGCACAGACACAGCACATCATGATTCTCTGCAAACTAACAGTTACGAGATACCTGATGTTGTATTTGACAGTTTGAAAGGGAACAGCTGTGTCTTACCTTATGTTCCTGAGCTTCCTGATATCTCTGCAAGTGGCATGCTGATGAAAGGCCTTGGTTCTTCTCCATATTGTGGTTTTATGCCACCAACAATGCATCGCCAAAAGCGTCCTCGAGAATCAACAGCTTTATTCCCTACTTCCGGTGGTAGCTATAAAGATGGTTTTCCCCAGTTCGACCAATTTGAAAATGATGCTTGTGACAAAGTTGCTCGATCGTATGGGTTGTCTTTTCCTCATGATCCTGATCCTACCACCAAGAGTCCGCTTTCTTTTGGTGTAATTCAAGGTAGCCATTCCCTTTCAAATGGCAATTCTTCTGCTTCCAAACCCACTTGCGGGGCTGTGAAGCTGGAGCTCCCTTCACTCCAATATCCAGAAACTGATTTAGGTAGCTGGAGCACTTCTCCTCCTCCACCCTTACTTGAATCAATTGATAATTTTATCCAGTCTCCTCCACCTGTTGGTGCATTTGAGTCAGATTGCGCCTCACCACGTAACAGTGGACTGCTAGATGCTTTACTTTATGAGGCAAAGACTCTCAGTAGTACAAAGAATCATTCAACCGACAAGAGTTCAAATTCATCTAGCGTTACTCCTGGGGAAGTGGCTGACAGTTCCACATTGAATGTTTGCGAGACAGAATGGGAAGAATATGGCGACCCAATTTCTCCATTGGGTCATTCTGCTACTTCGCTGTTCAGTGAGTGCACTCCTATCAGTGCCAGTGGAAGTTCATTGGAGGAAGTGCCACCTGCTGAGACCCTTACTG GATCCAATGTGAAACCTGAACCAGCTGACCACGCTTGGACACCtgagaaacaaaaagaagcTTCACCTCCATTGGATTATACTCGTCCTGATGCGTTACTTGGTTCAGATTGGCTTGAGCCAAGTACTGGGTTTAAAGACCAATCAATCATGAATGATGCGATTGCATCACTTCTCGGTGAGGATTTGGCCACTGACTACAAGCACATGGCTTCTGGAACGTCTACATCAAATCAAGGGTGGGGTCTTGGTTCTTGCCTGTGGAACAACATGCCTGCCGTCTGTCAAATGACGGATCTTCCTTGA